From the Lemur catta isolate mLemCat1 chromosome 1, mLemCat1.pri, whole genome shotgun sequence genome, the window TATTGATGAAAAGGAGGAACCCCTTAGGAGTACCAACATTCAGCCCATTGTAGAAGAGACCACAGAAGCAACACAAGGTTTTCTGAGCTACGTGGATAATCAATTATTTGCAACTGAAAGTCAGGAAGGAGTTAGTTTGGGACATCAATCTTCATCCTATGTGAATACTAAAGAAATGCTAATTACCAATCCAAGGACTGAGAAATTTGAAGCAGACACAGACCATAGGACAACTTCTTTTCCTGGTGCTGCGTTCACAGCAGGCACTGATCCTGAAAGCCTCACGCCTGATAGGGAgaggtctttgcagatgacagCTGATGATACCCAGGCTACTGCCACCAAGCAATCATTCATGACTTCCGAGTACACACTCAGTGTTGAGCCAGAAACTGACAGTCTGCTGGGAGCCCCAGAAGTCACAGTGAGTGTTAGCACAGCTGTCTTAAGTGATGAGTGGGATGACACCAAATTAGACAGTGTAAGCCAGATAAAGACTCCAAAGCCTGGAGACAGTGCAGAGGCTCAGGTGAGAATGGAAATGTCTCAGACAGCACAAGCAAGCCATGAGGGTGTGGAAGGGGGCCAGCCTTTGACAGAGGCTTCAGAGGTGGCTCTGGGGCTGCCTGAAGGGGAAACACACATGGGGACAGCCCTGCTCATAGTGCAAGGGGATGAGCAATCACCTGCCTTCACCGAACAAAGTTCCTTTACCCCCACAAGTCTGATGGAAGACACAAAAGTTTCCGTTGTGAACCTGTTCCAAAGTACAGGAGACTTCACAGAATCCACCAAGGAAAGAGATGCCATGTTTTTCTTAGAGACCACTGTTTCCGTCTCTGAATATGAGTCTGAGGCATATCAGCTGTTGGGAGATACATTGAAaggtaaaagaaagagagagagaaaaaaaaaagaaaacaaaaacaggcttGGTTTAATTTTGAATCTTTTAATTTggttttatggtttctttttttaaatggcaatttaGAGATAggttaacattttaatgaaagtcaaaagtatacaaataaatcatatattttatataaaaattacaccCAAATATAAACCCTGCATATGGACCAGTGGTCGTCAACTGGGGATGGTTCTGTTTTCCCCCTCCTCCAGGGCACAGGAaacaatgtttggagacatttttagttgttaaAATTAAGAGATGTTAGTGGCTTCTGGTAGGTAaaggccagggatgttgctaaacatcttAGTGTACATAGGACAGCCTCCCACAGAAGAAGAATTATTCGAACCAATATGTTAATAGCattgaggttgagaaactctgatatAGACTAAATTTGCctaatgttttattatgaaaatgtataaataaaaaaatgcgAATGATTAGGTATATGTTTAAATGGTATAATAAACAATGTTGGATACttgtattcacattgttgtaaaACATACTCACATCCCTTATATTTCTAACAAAAAAGCTTTGGGTAAATACTGTATTTATCTCATAGTGTTAACCGTATGAGTTCCCTGACTTTGctttccccaaaagaaaacatctgGAGCTAAGGGGGGAAAGATAAATTATCTGCTGGCTTGGTTCTGCATTTTCAATTTCCTACTTTCTCTTGGTCCTTACACCTGTGAATATTATAAGTGGCAAGCCTTATATTTGTTGCTgctggaaaatgtttttcttttattatgtttagttggtcagataataaCAGCAGGAAGGAAATGCTCAGTATAACTTGTACATGCTCATTTCAAATTGTTTTAGAACATGTACAATGTGTTACTTCAGCCAAGTAGCCtaattaatggaaaatattaaattagtaATATGTTTTAGAAAGTGTTATTGAGATTGAATTAAAATGATAAGACATCATTGATCGATGAATGATAAAAGAAAGATTGAATTTTACAtgtctaattcattttttaaagactgaaagaCCTAGTGTGCTGTAAGTTTTCATAAAAGCTTCCAGAAAATGTTTTGTAAGTTGGTTTTTATGTGGAACTAGGGGGTCCACATGGCCAGGAAGAGATTAGATATAACTGAACAAGGAGTTTACTTCAGTTCTTTGGAACGCTTGTATTTCTGGAGCATTAAGTCGTATGGCCCCAGATTATTCATTGCATAATTGAATCCATGATTCTTATATACTAGACTTGCATGAGCTTCTGTTAATACAACctaaaaagtaaaatagttttggtaacttttaaagttattttgattATTGAATATGTTTCTTATTTATAAGTACTTCACTAAAGTACAGTCTTTTAATAGGTGACATCTTTTTATTCCTAGCACCGGGCACAATAcggggcacatagtaggtactcaatgaatATCCATTAAGTGggttaataaatgaaaatagagaaCCATTCAGATTGGAATTATTCAATTTAATGCCTATTGTCCTTGTCCAAATTCATCAAACAGCTTCTAAATGTTCTTTGTAGAGAGAAGAATAGACAAGTAGTTATTTtcgttttattttttatttttttgtcctatAGAGTTAAAAAGAACGTGAAAGCTTGCAATTATTGGCAATAGTAGTTATAGAATAGCCCAGAAGTTTTACTAATCATTTCGggtgattataaatatttttctaaagtaaacaACTCAAATACCAATCATTTTAGGGCTCAGGGACCACTAAGGACGTTTTCTCCTTCAGAATATACAATGATATCATGATGCTTTTGGATATTATTAAGAGATGAATTTCCCTGACATTATAGTCTGTCTTCTGAGTCAGCTAGTTCTTCAACTGGTTCAGCTGAGgatcaggtttttaaaaataatctatcattattattatattattttttctctacagGAAGTAGAAAGAGTGAGAGATGTTGGGAAATTTTTgaggttatttaaaatatttccattactACTTCCAGTTCTCACTCTGCTTTCTGTAACAGCAGTCATTTATTCAAGgtattatgcattttaaaatttcttgatatTTCATAAAACCATGAGCATtgattgtgtatttatttttacatgtttgttcTCAGAAGTATTCATTATGCTTTCAAAAATGAGGGCAATTGTGGACAATACATACtgcttaaaatgataaaactatatGTTATTCTCTTCTTGTGGCAAATAGAGCATTGTCCTAGGTGCTGGAGATAGGAAAGGGCAATGAATCCTGGCTCTCAAGAGATTTAGAGtctttttggagaaagaaaaaagaaagaaagaacttaaTGGTGTAAAATACAAATATGGAGCTCATGTcaaaaccttaccctaactcATATTGTTTGTCCTATAATCTTATATatcaattcaaaagaaaaacagtctAAACTGGATGGATATCAAGAAAAGGAACTGTttatactgaaaaataaacaaaaacatactattttaaacaaatacattattttcaaggaaaatgtttttaagtaatAGGATATATTGTGACGTCATTAAAAACttggagaaaatttttttcagctaTCCCtagaatgttatttttcattttagaactcACTGGCCTTGCTAAAATGCTTTGTGTCTATAGCTAGTATATACAAAAAGAGAGGTAATAAGATCTTCTAGAAATTAAGGTTTTAGTAGTCGCTCAGTACAGGATTAGCAACTTCCAGCATAGCCCCTTTTTAAGAAGAGGGCACATCTTGACTTAGAAATAGtctttaataatgtattttaggGGATTGGAATGTTGTCAAGAAAGTGGACCTATGAGAGATACATCATACCCTGCAggtctatttcattttcttttctgatcgAAAAGCAAATGTAAATCTACAGAGGCTGCTCCGAGTGTTCCTTGGACATAGTACAGTGGTTAAAAGCTttggctctgtgacctcaggcagtTTCCTTAGCTTCTCTAAACCTAAGTTGTTCTGTGAAATGGACTGATAATAGCTGAAGTTTAGTGAATACTTACCAAGTACCAGGTGTGtactaagtgttttacatgtgtTATCTGTTATAGCTTAATTTTTGTAACAACTCTATGAGATCaaaactattattatctccattttatagctgaggtaCCTCAAGGCCCAGAGATGTGAAGTAATTTGTTTAAGATCacacacagcttgtaagtgacTGGGTCGGAATTCAGACCCAGGCAAATTGGCTCTAAAGCCTGCATTCTGGACTACGGTGATACACAATTCAATGGGATGATATTGGTACCTACCTTCCCTTAGTACACATGGGAGGATAAAATAAGATCATGTACACCATACACTTAGCATGGCGTGTGTATGACACATGATAGACACTTGGCAAACATTAGTTGTTGGAATTAttattcctttgttttaaaatgctaacTTCCTTGACTCTTCCGAAATGCTAATGTGAAAATTAATATACTGTATacaaatgtttctgaaaatttttgaatGCAACTTAGTTCTGCATAATTTGTTTCTTAGTGTTTGAAAGGGAGCTCAACTGTTGATCCTCCTACtgtgttttggattttattttagttttttatataaaCTTCTTTATCTCTGTCTTAGATTGATTCATGACTCCTGAGAGCAGCAGCAGGGAAAACGTTTATTTACTGGCATTTTATGTCTGacttttccctttgctttccCGATTCCTGAAATAGCTATTTGCCTTCCCCCCCCCCAATTTATTAAttatacagtgattttttttaaagtatagggatttgttctattttaaaatgtttcccccCTTTTAAGACATCATCACTCAAGAGATGACAACAGCCGTTCAAGAACCAGAAGCCACTTTATCCTTGGTGACACAAGAGCAGGTTGCTACCCTCGAGGTTACCAGAGACGCTGGCAAGACGGAGGAAGGAAAGGCGTCACCTGCTCCTGTGTCTGATGTTCCCGGTGTTACTCAGCTGTCAAGAAAATGGGAGCCTCTGGCCATGACAGTTTCAACTACGGCCGTCCCTTGGTCTTTGGAAGTTACTCCCACTGCGGAAGGTCTGTAAGGGAGGGAGTTGTTCTCATTGTTTTGGGAGTGGTTCTCTTCTATAAGTTGATAAGGAATGGAATGAGTGAGGCAGTTGGTCCTGCCAtccgtgtgcacacacaccctgccTGGAAAGGTAGGTGAGCTCTCTCTTGTTTGGAGAGGTGTGGCACAGTCCAAAAGGATGAGGGGTCAGTTACCAAGTAAAATCTGGTGGCTCATCTAAGGATTCACAAAGGCCAGACCTCCTGAGGACGCTCTCCTTGTTTGGTAACTGTGCTGCTAGGAGCCAGCAGGGTGAGGTGACAACAGCAAGGACCTAGATGTGAATCCCAGCTGTGGCCTCACTAGTACTATGGCTTCAAgtaagtttcttaacttctgtaAGGCTTGGTTTGTTCCTCTCTAAATAACACTTACCCATCTTATAGGTTATTTTAAGGATTTGAAATAATGTCTACAAAATGCTTTCTATATAAGTGCTCTGATCTCTTAAGGATAGTGATGTTTTCAAATCTGTGTTCAAGCTACTACTATTCTGGAGTCTTTAGACTAGGAAATAAATGGCTATTTTTGGCTGCTTTGAAATTGAGCACATTCCAGACACAGATCTAGGCTCTTACTCTGACTTCATTTTGAGAAAAACGCTCAGTCTTTTCAAAGTAGTCTTTGGCatgttttttaatacatttttgttaaatctTTTGCTTTTggtaatacataatatataaaatcctGCTAAATCCATAATACTGTCAGTAGAATAAGTgggagattaaaatttaaaaaccaagttCTGATTGGTGACAATATATTTTCCTGGAAGGTAAAGTGTTTGCTTTGAGGAGGTGGATTGATGCAATATGGGGAAGGGGAGCTGACCTAAGTGCCAGACTTACTGTATGTGAGATATTAGTTTCATCAGTCATTTCTTGTGAAAGCACATGTTTACGCGTCCCGTAATGATCACCTTGTGGGTCAAGTCCTGTCTCTTGTGTTTGGCAGACCTGAGGGACACAGTCACAGGGCCAGAGGAGGAGTTCACACCACTTCTGGGTTCTCCAGTGACGCCCCCAGGAATAATGGTGGAGACACCCAGCCTGTCCCCCACACCTCCTGCTTCTGAGGCATCCTCTGAGAGAACTGTTGCTCCGTCCATTAGCCGAGCTAATACAGCTGCCTCGTATGGCCTGGACCAACTCGAATCTGAAGGTATCCGTGCTGTGAAGGGGATCTTTTCTAGGACTTATGGAGTGAGTCACTGAGCAAATGTCTTTGAGAAAAGATTGAGTGGAAGTGTGTTCAATCTGCAGTGTAGATCAGCGGTCAGTAAACTATGGCCCAGCCAGATctggcctgccacctgtttttgcaTGGCCTGtaagctaagaatagtttttacattaaaacatttttttaattttactttttttgagtttttacatttttaaatggtggagaaaaatcaaaagaagaatattttgtgacatgtaaaagttacataaaattaaaatttcagtgttcataaatAAAGCTGTGTTGAAACagagccacactcattcatttacatgttgtCTATGGCTACTTTAATGCCACAGCAGCAGAATTGagagttgtgacagagactaaATGGCCCACGAAGTCTAAACTATCTATGATGTGGTCCTCTATAAAACAAGTCTGCTGGCCCCTAGGATAtgttagtggttctcaactatAGTTGAACATTAGAACTACCttgagagcttttaaaaaactcCATTGCCTGAGTTCCTCTCCCAGTGATTGAGATTAAGATAACATGGGCGGGGCGGGATCtggaatcaacattttaaaagtgcCTTAGGGGACTTCAGTATTCAGGCTGGATTGAGAATACTAGGTTTAATGGAGAAGTTGAGTTTCTCCGCTAGATTTTCTTCTACGGAAGTTTTATGTGGCTTGTATTTTGGTAACATTGCTCTGGTTGTTAATGCTAGTTTATTCTCCTTTAGTAACATCTCTGGGTTAGAATGTTTCACTATGTGGAGATAGGCAGTCTCTTTATTTACTAAGACTGTGAGAAATTCATGCCAAATTGTACTTTCCAAGACATTGGCTTTGATCATGAGGAAGAAACTTGGGGGTATGGCTGTACATTAATAAATAAGACTAGAAATATGACCCATAATTAATCAAGTGATCAGCATTTTAGCAGATAAATAGTGCCTAGCTGGAGGTACAAAATGTCCAGAGATTTGTAGTGCAGAGTTTCTTAAACTAATCTGCAACACAGGTAAGCTTTGGACACTAAATTAGCCATGTGTTTGATGCTGTTAAAGACATAGGATGTGCTGTTGTTTTCTACAGCTCTACAGCAGGGAAGAAGGTTCAGCTAGATTTGCAGCAGACTCTATCGTAGACTTTGAGGGTAATGCTGGTGGTCTGCTGACAGAGAAACATGACAGTTTAGGAGTAGAGTGGAGAATTCTGCAGTGGAATCGTGGTTTACGAAACAGATCCAAGTGAGCTCAGAGGCTAACAGCTCTTGCACTCCGCATGAAGGTAAACACCAGGTGACTTTGAGTTTAGTGTCTCATATTAACTGCTCTTTTTGATGCCATCTGGAAAAAGCAGGTTTCCTCAAATTAACCTGAGTTGGAGATGACAGCTCTACCCAGCAGGGCTCattaaatcagagaaaaaaaattatatttgtgaatAATCCATACTTGTGAAACTgcaataattttctaaatttagtaGATGATGGCAGTTGTATTGAAATATGTTAGAATTTTCCTGACATGCCTAAGATGTTCTGGAgttttagttcttttcttctaCACAATTCGATTTTAGCTActtttttgataatatattttgtgAGTTTTTGGTCTAAATTATGATCCTTGTCAAGATTTACAAAAGACATTCTTGGTTAAAAGATATTCTTTTTGCTATATTGCTGGGTTTAAGATAAGATTTTGAATTAGCACACATTTTCTGCTGAATATCAAGGAATACAGCTTATATTTaattagtatatattaataatgtcaCAGTTAGTTTTATGCTGGTGCCTCTATTCTCTGAAAGCTGAATTGACTACACTTACCTAAACAGATAAACCTACTAGACTCCTGGGTGTATTAGAGGCCTCCATTTTCAATGTGTATTTTTCCACCTTGCCCGGGAATATATGTGCAGCTTGAGGGTTTGACTTGgtgaaacattttaattctaCCATAGAATCATACCGAGAGGGAGATAATTTATTCTTATCTAGAACAGTGTATTAGTTATATCAAGTTATCTGCCTTTCACATTCTAATCTCTGAGAcgtgtttatattattttaatatcttcctTCCCACTAGAGGACAGGGGCATTTCTCCAGGGAAATGAGGTATTTTTCTCAATGGGATATGGAAAGGGACATGCCTTGTTAGACACCAGACACCCAAGAGAGTGAACCTTTGTGGAAATTTCTGAATCCACTGCCCTATTTATTCTTTAAGAGATAATTAACAGCCCAAATCAGTCTAAAAATTATATCTACTTGTACCCTGTCTTCTTCCCCCGTTTACATCTCTACAACATAATGACTAAAAGGGAGTATTAGTTTTTTAGGGCTGCCGTAATGCAGTACCACAAACTGACTGGcctaaaacagcagaaatttattcccaTGCAGTCTGGAGCTGAGAAGTCTGAAATCGAGGTGTAGgtagggccatgctccctccaaagCCTCTGGAGTAGGATCCTCCCTTGCCTGTTCCAGCTTCTGATAGTCCCagatgttccttggcttgtggcagcataactccaattTTTTCACATGGCCCTTTGTATCTCTGTGCCCAAAATTTCCTCGTATTacttattttgttaattaaaacaatttttttttagagacaaggtcttgttcactttgttgcctaggctggagtgcagtggcacagtcatagttcactgcagccttgaactcccaggctcatgtaattctcctgccttagcttcccaagtagctggggatacaggcacacaccaccatgcctgggtaatttttcgtagagatggggtcttgctgtgttgcccaggctgatctcaaactcttggcctcaagtgatcctcccaccttggcgtCCCAAacttctgggattataggcgtgagccactgtacttgGCTTCCTTATTTTATAAGGATACTAGTCATTGGATTAGAGCCCATCCTAATGACCTATCTTAACCTGATTACATATTCCAATATCCTATTTCCATATAAGGTCACACTCACAGGTACTGCTGGTTAGGACTTAAACATATCATTTtttggggacacagttcaacACACAACAGAGGATCTGCTTCTGATGAGTTTGCCAGCTGGCTCTGAAGGCACATATGCTCTGTCTCTGGAACACCTACCTGAGTGATGTGAATTGGTAGAGGGGAAGAAGTTTTGGTGTGTTTTACATTTCTTAGTCACTGAAGAAAGCCTCCTTCTgtaagtgcatgccaccatgtgcGTATTTCAGTAAGTCTTTTGTCAGCAAAAATGCAGTTTGATTTTGAAGGGataatggtttattttttcacattgcctgatacattttacttttatgtatgatttttttttagggaaTAGATGTTTTCAGAATGATAAAAAATGCATTATACTCATCTCAGGCATAGCTCTGCTAGGGCTGTATTCAGCATCTTTGAAATACAAATATGACAAGAATAGtctaattttttattcaaaataggaTAATGGcagattttatatacatatttatctatttataactGCATAAACTAATTTTTGAACATGATCTCTAtatagattgatttttttctctttttgaatatTGATGTCTTCATCTGCTCCAAAGACCAACTCAAAATTTCTAATTACTCTTGAAAACAtacttagtattttttatttgagttaggtgtgtttaaaatattttaatactaataTTTCTTACTTACTTAAAGAAGTTCCACTTTCTGTATATTAGAAATCCAACTGAGGATATCTATTTACTCTGAATAAATAAAGCttattggccaggcgcggtggctcacgcctgtaatcctagcactctgggaggccgaggcgggtggattgctcaaggtcatgagttcgagaccagcctgagcaagcgcgagacctcatctctactaaaaatagaaagaaattatctggccaactaaaaatatatatataaaaaaaaaatagccgagcatggtggcacatgcctgtagtcccagctactcgggaggctgaggcagaaggattgcttgagcccaggagtttgaggttgctgtgagctaggctgacaccacggcactcactctagcctgggcaacaaagtgagaccctgtctcaaaacaaacaaacaaacaaacaaaaacaaacaaacaaacaaaaccttattttattcttttgtatccCCCCATGGAAGATGTACTGTAAAGTTGTGACAATAATACTGTAGAATGGAAGGTTATTGCCTTAACAATTCAATATTGAGAAAAATCTATATATTCAAGTACTAGGTTTCTAAGAAAGTGTGGGAGATAGGAGTACAAGAACAGAGATTTCTCAGTCCTTGTGATTAAGTCTTTGGCAATCCTCTCTCCCAACCCTGGCACCTTCTCCCTTAATATTTAGAAGTCAGTATCTTGGC encodes:
- the ARMH4 gene encoding armadillo-like helical domain-containing protein 4 isoform X2, yielding MSRPIILHICLAFCSLLLLNFATQCLAFPKMERSEIAHVPAEKGQFEKTNTDDLENSSITSKQTPQVVVSEDALIVSAGPTAVSLNKVFLINKETHPIGAGLLQPNNPGVYTATEPEVPAGGEVFGSSQPERMSPESRLSKAMLTIAITATASLNIDEKEEPLRSTNIQPIVEETTEATQGFLSYVDNQLFATESQEGVSLGHQSSSYVNTKEMLITNPRTEKFEADTDHRTTSFPGAAFTAGTDPESLTPDRERSLQMTADDTQATATKQSFMTSEYTLSVEPETDSLLGAPEVTVSVSTAVLSDEWDDTKLDSVSQIKTPKPGDSAEAQVRMEMSQTAQASHEGVEGGQPLTEASEVALGLPEGETHMGTALLIVQGDEQSPAFTEQSSFTPTSLMEDTKVSVVNLFQSTGDFTESTKERDAMFFLETTVSVSEYESEAYQLLGDTLKDIITQEMTTAVQEPEATLSLVTQEQVATLEVTRDAGKTEEGKASPAPVSDVPGVTQLSRKWEPLAMTVSTTAVPWSLEVTPTAEDLRDTVTGPEEEFTPLLGSPVTPPGIMVETPSLSPTPPASEASSERTVAPSISRANTAASYGLDQLESEEGDEDEDEEDEEDEDEEEEDEEEDEEDKDADSLDEGLDGDTELPGFTLPGVTSQEPDLEQGNMGLLEGATYQVPDAIEWEQQNQGLVRSWMEKLKDKAGYMSGMLVPVGVGIAGALFILGALYSIKVMNRRRRNGFKRHKRKREFNSMQDRVMLLADSSEDEF
- the ARMH4 gene encoding armadillo-like helical domain-containing protein 4 isoform X1; the protein is MSRPIILHICLAFCSLLLLNFATQCLAFPKMERSEIAHVPAEKGQFEKTNTDDLENSSITSKQTPQVVVSEDALIVSAGPTAVSLNKVFLINKETHPIGAGLLQPNNPGVYTATEPEVPAGGEVFGSSQPERMSPESRLSKAMLTIAITATASLNIDEKEEPLRSTNIQPIVEETTEATQGFLSYVDNQLFATESQEGVSLGHQSSSYVNTKEMLITNPRTEKFEADTDHRTTSFPGAAFTAGTDPESLTPDRERSLQMTADDTQATATKQSFMTSEYTLSVEPETDSLLGAPEVTVSVSTAVLSDEWDDTKLDSVSQIKTPKPGDSAEAQVRMEMSQTAQASHEGVEGGQPLTEASEVALGLPEGETHMGTALLIVQGDEQSPAFTEQSSFTPTSLMEDTKVSVVNLFQSTGDFTESTKERDAMFFLETTVSVSEYESEAYQLLGDTLKDIITQEMTTAVQEPEATLSLVTQEQVATLEVTRDAGKTEEGKASPAPVSDVPGVTQLSRKWEPLAMTVSTTAVPWSLEVTPTAEDLRDTVTGPEEEFTPLLGSPVTPPGIMVETPSLSPTPPASEASSERTVAPSISRANTAASYGLDQLESEEGDEDEDEEDEEDEDEEEEDEEEDEEDKDADSLDEGLDGDTELPGFTLPGVTSQEPDLEQGNMGLLEGATYQVPDAIEWEQQNQGLVRSWMEKLKDKAGYMSGMLVPVGVGIAGALFILGALYSIKVMNRRRRNGFKRHKRKQREFNSMQDRVMLLADSSEDEF